The sequence TTCAGTATACAGATGCAGGAATTAGAATATTTTCAAAAACGCGGTAATAAAAGGGGCCGAAAGTAACAATCCGTCAAAACGATCCATAAATCCTCCATGCCCTGGCAAAATATGACCACTGTCTTTAATTTCTATAGAACGTTTGAACAAGGACTCAATCAAATCTCCATATGTTCCGGCGATGATAATGATTCCTGCAATGACCAACCATTTCCAATCTTCAATTACATGAAAATACCTTGCCAACACAAAAGCTACGGCTATCGCTGAAAATGCACCTCCCAAAAATCCTTCCCAGGATTTCTTCGGGGATACACGTTCAAATAACTTCGTTTTACCAAACTTTGTTCCTGCAAAATAAGCCCCTGTATCACTTGCCCATAAAATCAACAAACAGCCAATAAGGATTTCAAAATGGTACACTTGGTCCACAGAAAAGACCGCCAAATTCAATAAAGAAAAGGGAACTGCTACATAAAAAATCCCCAAATAGGTAAAGGCAACTCCAGTAAATGGTTTTTTGTCTGTTTTTCGATACAGCTTAATAAATAAGGTTAGAGATACCAAGGGGAACATAAGATACAAATACTCATGAGGGAACTGTTCTTTTTCTATCAAAAATGTCAAGGTAAAAATCATGAGGCCCAAAAAGGTCCCAAAACTTTTCAAAGGTAACATTCCATCCAAGCCAGACAGTTTGTAAAACTCCATTTGAGAGAAGCCAAGAATGACGGCAAAAATGAAGAAATAGGTCCAATCTGAATAAATGCTTCCCCCTACAACTACTAAGGCTCCGAAAAATGCGGTGATGGCTCTTTGCCCTAGATTGCTGTAATTATTTATATTAAAACGTGATCTCATTCTGGATTATATTGTTTGCAAGCAGCAAGTCTTTCTTCTGTACCAATACTTCATAAGTACCAAACACATGATAGATCGTTTCTTTCTTATTTAAAACTACTGCGTTAATTTCATTTTCTTCCAGGACTCCCTTGACTATCTCCGCCCGGACCTGCATGTCACTTTCAAATACTTTAATCCAATTTTCCATTTTCGGGCAAATTAATTTTCTTAAGGTAATAGATTCCAACTACAAGTACCAATAAGCCTAAAAATGCTGCTGAATAAGAAACATCATCTGTAGATTCCAAATCAAAATCAATCATTCCTTGATTGGATAAGTATACCATGATGACAGTAAAGCTATTGTTGAAAATATGGGCTAAAATTGGATAAAGAAGACTTCCGGTAAATAGGTATAAATACCCGAAAATAGCCCCTAAGAAAACTCTGGGTAAAAAGCCATAAAACTGAAGGTGAATTGCCGAGAAAATAATGGCTGTCAACCAAACACCCCAATGCCCAGATTTTAGGTAACGGTGCATTTTGGCCTGAACCAAACCTCTAAAAAACATTTCTTCACCAATGCCCGCAAAGACTCCGATGACTAAAATCCCTGTGACCAACTCAGGAATCGTCTGAAAGTCTGTTAAAAATTTGGTCAATTCCATCAATTGCTCCTCTGTTTCTTTCATCCAGGCCTCCAATCCTGCCATGGATTCGGGAAGAGCCAAGTTAGAGTTTAAGTACACCAACAAAGAGTTAAAGAACATCCCGCCAACAGTAATGGCAAGAACAATTAACAAAGCATTCCATTGAAACCTGGAATTCTGGACATCCCAGTGCATGTCCGCCTTATCAATAAATCTGGTAATTACCCAAGCTGCCACCCAAAATCCAATTCCTGATCCAATTCCTTGGACAAAAAGCATGGCCATTCTACCATTGGGCACATCAAATTCTCCATTTATAAGCCCCAAAAGGTCTTCTACTGGGATATTAAATAAGACCGGAACAAGGGCCAAAGCGATTCCCTGTAATAAAACTAATACCCCAATAGCAACTAAAACAATGACAATCAGGGATAAAAGCCAGTTTTTCCGTTGAGCTATTTCTGAGTTGGTTTCGTAAATCTCCATATTTGAGGTAAATTTACGCGCAAATTTATAATACAGAAGTGGTTAAGATAGGAAAGTTGGAATTGGGAGAGTTTCCCTTGCTGTTAGCACCCATGGAAGATGTGAGTGATCCGCCTTTCAGAGCCGTGTGCAAACAAAATGGTGCTGATCTCATGTATACAGAGTTTATCAGTTCAGAAGGACTAATTCGTGATGCTGCCAAGAGCGTCCAAAAACTCGATATTTTCGATTATGAGAAACCTATTGGGATTCAAATATTTGGAAATGAAATCGAATCCATGCGTGAAGCAGCCGCGATCGCTGCGGAGGCTGGACCAGATATTTTGGACATCAATTACGGTTGCCCAGTAAATAAGGTAGCCTGTAAGGGAGCCGGAGCAGGCATTTTGCTGGATATCGATAAAATGGTCTCCATGACAGCTGAAATCGTAAAAGCAGTCAACATACCAGTTACTGTTAAAACCAGATTAGGTTGGGATAATGACACCATCCGGATCGTGGAAGTAGCAGAACGATTACAAGATGTAGGAATTCAAGCCATCAGCATACACGCCCGCACCAGGAAACAAATGTACAAGGGAGAGGCGGATTGGAGCTATTTAAATTTAGTGAAAGAAAATCCTCGCCTTCATATTCCTGTTTTCGGAAATGGAGATATTGATTCTCCTGAGAAAGCTCTGGAATATAAAAACAAATACAATGTGGATGGAATGATGATCGGAAGAGCAGCAATTGGTTACCCATGGATCTTCGATGAAATCAAACATTTTCTTGCCACTGGAAAAAAACTAGAGTCCCCATCCATTGAGGAGCGAATCGCAGTAACCAAAAAGCATTTGGACTTTTCGGTCGAATGGAAAGGCGAAAAGCAAGGTATTTTGGAAATGAGAAGACACTATACCAATTATTTCCGTGGCATGCCCAACTTCAAACCGATACGAACAGAAATGGTCACGGCAGATAGTTACGAGCATGTCTGCCATTTGCTAGACCAAGTGGCGGATCAATATGCCGACTACGTTTTCTAAAAATCATCAAAGGGCTTGAAATTTATTTTTTTCAAGCCCTACTTTTTTGAAACAAATATTATTTGGTTTTGCTTCCTTTGTAAGAGCTTTTTAAAGCAGACGATCCATGAAAACTACCACCAACGATGAATCTCTGAAAAATTGGGGAATGCTTATCCTTTTGGCATTGGTATGGGGAAGTTCTTTTATCCTCATCAAAAGGGGGTTGGAAATCTTCTCTCCAGGTGAAGTCGGTGCTTATAGAATTGTAGCAGCAGCGACATTTCTGCTTCCCTTATCTCTTCCAAGAATAAAAAACCTCAACAAACACCAGATTACCTATTTAATCATAGTAGGATTGGTAGGGAGTTTTATTCCTGCTTTTCTTTTTGCCAAAGCCCAAACTCAGCTCAGTAGTTCCTTGACGGGGGTACTTAATGCTCTTACCCCATTATTTGTAGTAATAATAGGGGCTATTTTCTTTGGTTCCAGGATCACAAGGAGGAATGGAATTGGTTTGGCTATTGCATTTATAGGTGTTTTTATTCTAGTCACCGTTAAAGAAGGGGAAGGATTTAACGCATTCTCAGGAATCAACGCTTATGCATTATTCGTGATTCTTGCCTGTATTTGTTATGGCTTCAATTTGAACATCATCAAGTTTAAATTCGAACTATTAAAGCCTATAGAAATCACTGCTATATCACTCTTGATGGTCCTTCCAATGGCCCTGGTATTTCTATTTACGAGTACTGATTTCTCATATAAAGTGGTGAACGTTCCCGGTGCATTAAAAGCATTAGGCTACCTGACACTCTTGGGAGTTTTAGGAACGGCCTTGGCACTCATCATATTCAATGTCATGGTAAAGAGAGTCACTCCAGTCTTTGCCAGCTCGGTAACTTACCTCATCCCAATCGTCGCTATTATGTGGGGAGTATTAGATGGTGAAGTTTTATTAGTTGGCCATTATGTAGGAATCGTGGCAGTGATTTTGGGAGTTTGGTATGGGAATAGGAAGTAAAACTATTGTTTTTCGCTTTTATATTTTTTCAATTCCCTTTTAGACATTTCTACTGTAATGAGCTCATCTGGATGGGCCACTGTCAGACTCTCCGGTTGATTGATTTCTATGGTGCCATCTGATGTAGCAAACCTTACAGGAAAAGGTTCATACTTCAGTTTTTCCACCCCATCCTTTGCAGGCTTTAAATTTACCATTCTGACATGAGCACCTGAATTATAATTCTCTCCAGCTGAAGTGGCGATTACCTGCCCTGGAAGCACCGGATCCCCTACTTTTACTTGTTGACTTCCAGTT comes from Algoriphagus halophilus and encodes:
- a CDS encoding putative signal transducing protein → MENWIKVFESDMQVRAEIVKGVLEENEINAVVLNKKETIYHVFGTYEVLVQKKDLLLANNIIQNEITF
- the dusB gene encoding tRNA dihydrouridine synthase DusB, whose amino-acid sequence is MVKIGKLELGEFPLLLAPMEDVSDPPFRAVCKQNGADLMYTEFISSEGLIRDAAKSVQKLDIFDYEKPIGIQIFGNEIESMREAAAIAAEAGPDILDINYGCPVNKVACKGAGAGILLDIDKMVSMTAEIVKAVNIPVTVKTRLGWDNDTIRIVEVAERLQDVGIQAISIHARTRKQMYKGEADWSYLNLVKENPRLHIPVFGNGDIDSPEKALEYKNKYNVDGMMIGRAAIGYPWIFDEIKHFLATGKKLESPSIEERIAVTKKHLDFSVEWKGEKQGILEMRRHYTNYFRGMPNFKPIRTEMVTADSYEHVCHLLDQVADQYADYVF
- a CDS encoding phosphatidate cytidylyltransferase codes for the protein MRSRFNINNYSNLGQRAITAFFGALVVVGGSIYSDWTYFFIFAVILGFSQMEFYKLSGLDGMLPLKSFGTFLGLMIFTLTFLIEKEQFPHEYLYLMFPLVSLTLFIKLYRKTDKKPFTGVAFTYLGIFYVAVPFSLLNLAVFSVDQVYHFEILIGCLLILWASDTGAYFAGTKFGKTKLFERVSPKKSWEGFLGGAFSAIAVAFVLARYFHVIEDWKWLVIAGIIIIAGTYGDLIESLFKRSIEIKDSGHILPGHGGFMDRFDGLLLSAPFITAFLKIF
- a CDS encoding CPBP family intramembrane glutamic endopeptidase yields the protein MEIYETNSEIAQRKNWLLSLIVIVLVAIGVLVLLQGIALALVPVLFNIPVEDLLGLINGEFDVPNGRMAMLFVQGIGSGIGFWVAAWVITRFIDKADMHWDVQNSRFQWNALLIVLAITVGGMFFNSLLVYLNSNLALPESMAGLEAWMKETEEQLMELTKFLTDFQTIPELVTGILVIGVFAGIGEEMFFRGLVQAKMHRYLKSGHWGVWLTAIIFSAIHLQFYGFLPRVFLGAIFGYLYLFTGSLLYPILAHIFNNSFTVIMVYLSNQGMIDFDLESTDDVSYSAAFLGLLVLVVGIYYLKKINLPENGKLD
- a CDS encoding DMT family transporter, whose protein sequence is MKTTTNDESLKNWGMLILLALVWGSSFILIKRGLEIFSPGEVGAYRIVAAATFLLPLSLPRIKNLNKHQITYLIIVGLVGSFIPAFLFAKAQTQLSSSLTGVLNALTPLFVVIIGAIFFGSRITRRNGIGLAIAFIGVFILVTVKEGEGFNAFSGINAYALFVILACICYGFNLNIIKFKFELLKPIEITAISLLMVLPMALVFLFTSTDFSYKVVNVPGALKALGYLTLLGVLGTALALIIFNVMVKRVTPVFASSVTYLIPIVAIMWGVLDGEVLLVGHYVGIVAVILGVWYGNRK